In Janthinobacterium sp. J1-1, a single genomic region encodes these proteins:
- a CDS encoding lysine 2,3-aminomutase, translating to MPTTNTELLPAKFKPYTRQTIRQARQWEWLPPEQREAVQVVSTVLPFRTNEYVLDQLIDWNNIPDDPIYRLVFPHSDMLPPEQYAHLRELVLERQDQSAIDACVRTIRLGMNPHPAGQLTHNVPTMDGVPVRGLQHKYGQTVLFFPSAGQTCHAYCTFCFRWPQFVGMDDMKFDARESNELVAYLKLHREVTDVLFTGGDPMIMNTRQLAAYLEPLLDPALEHIQNIRIGTKSVAYWPQRFVSDRDADDLLRLFERIVRSGKNLAIMGHYNHAVELRPEIARQAVKRIVGTGATLRMQGPLIRHINEDPNSWAELWQTGTRLGAIPYYMFVERDTGPRGYFELPLARAHEIFQAAYQQVSGLSRTVRGPSMSAFPGKIVIDGVVTIHGEKLFALQFLQARNPDWVRRPFYAKFDEHATWIDHLKPAFGQEKFFFELDEPVPHMPHKVIPLARAA from the coding sequence ATGCCCACGACGAATACGGAATTGCTGCCAGCCAAATTCAAACCCTATACGCGACAGACCATCCGCCAGGCGCGGCAATGGGAATGGCTGCCGCCCGAGCAGCGCGAGGCGGTGCAGGTGGTCTCGACAGTATTGCCATTTCGCACCAATGAATATGTGCTTGACCAGTTGATCGACTGGAACAATATTCCCGACGATCCCATCTACCGGCTGGTGTTTCCGCACAGCGACATGCTGCCGCCCGAGCAGTACGCCCACCTGCGCGAGCTGGTGCTGGAACGCCAGGACCAGTCCGCCATCGACGCCTGTGTGCGCACGATACGCCTGGGCATGAACCCGCATCCGGCCGGCCAGCTGACGCACAATGTGCCGACCATGGACGGCGTGCCGGTGCGCGGCCTGCAGCACAAGTACGGCCAGACGGTGCTGTTCTTTCCCAGCGCCGGCCAGACCTGCCACGCGTATTGCACCTTCTGTTTTCGCTGGCCGCAGTTCGTCGGCATGGACGACATGAAGTTCGATGCACGCGAGTCGAATGAACTGGTGGCCTATCTGAAACTGCATCGCGAAGTGACCGACGTGCTGTTCACGGGCGGCGACCCGATGATCATGAATACGCGGCAACTGGCGGCCTACCTGGAGCCGCTGCTGGACCCGGCGCTCGAGCATATCCAGAACATTCGCATCGGCACCAAGTCGGTCGCGTATTGGCCCCAGCGTTTCGTGTCCGACCGCGATGCGGACGACCTGCTGCGCCTGTTCGAGCGCATCGTCCGGTCCGGCAAGAACCTGGCCATCATGGGCCATTACAACCATGCCGTCGAACTGCGTCCCGAGATCGCCCGGCAGGCCGTCAAGCGCATCGTCGGCACGGGCGCCACCCTGCGCATGCAGGGCCCCCTGATACGCCATATCAATGAAGACCCGAACAGCTGGGCCGAACTGTGGCAGACGGGCACGCGGCTGGGGGCGATTCCGTACTACATGTTTGTCGAGCGCGACACGGGCCCGCGCGGCTATTTCGAACTGCCCCTGGCGCGCGCGCACGAGATTTTCCAGGCCGCCTACCAGCAGGTGTCGGGTTTGTCGCGCACGGTGCGCGGGCCGTCGATGAGCGCGTTTCCCGGCAAGATCGTGATCGATGGCGTGGTCACCATCCATGGCGAAAAACTGTTCGCCTTGCAGTTCTTGCAAGCGCGCAACCCTGACTGGGTACGCCGGCCCTTCTATGCCAAGTTCGACGAGCACGCCACCTGGATCGACCATCTGAAACCGGCGTTCGGCCAGGAGAAATTCTTCTTCGAACTCGATGAACCCGTGCCGCACATGCCGCACAAGGTGATCCCGCTGGCCCGGGCGGCCTGA
- a CDS encoding HDOD domain-containing protein — translation MMRAALKVAEPTRAADGDPVDALMRSIRIPPRPSLLVDLQRELAEPDPSPRKIARIIGDDVGMSGALLKLANSPFYGAARKAKSVEQGINFLGINQCSALMTGLLARQALEAEGVELNNFWDVSAKRARAVVFTSRKLRIAPPDIAHTFGLFCDIGVPLLMNRFPDYVNTYAAAANDAHNSFTDVEDARHQTNHAAIGCLLARNWGLSSDVAWAILHHHDYSVLSDPSTDDAIRSLIALSLLAEKGIQRYHGNSTSLEWDKGGELACQHLGLSEEEAADLLDELHEMFDTDH, via the coding sequence ATGATGAGAGCAGCATTGAAAGTGGCAGAGCCGACCAGGGCTGCGGACGGCGACCCGGTCGACGCATTGATGCGGTCCATCCGCATTCCACCACGCCCCAGCCTGCTGGTCGACCTGCAGCGCGAACTGGCCGAGCCCGATCCATCGCCGCGCAAGATCGCACGCATTATCGGCGATGACGTCGGCATGTCGGGCGCCCTGTTGAAACTGGCCAATTCGCCGTTCTATGGCGCGGCGCGCAAGGCCAAGTCGGTCGAGCAAGGCATCAACTTTCTAGGCATCAACCAGTGCAGCGCCCTGATGACGGGCTTGCTGGCGCGCCAGGCGCTGGAAGCCGAAGGCGTGGAACTGAACAATTTCTGGGACGTCTCGGCCAAGCGCGCGCGCGCCGTGGTGTTTACCTCGCGCAAGCTGCGCATCGCCCCGCCCGACATCGCCCACACCTTCGGCCTGTTCTGCGATATCGGCGTGCCACTGCTGATGAACCGCTTCCCCGATTATGTGAACACGTATGCGGCGGCCGCCAACGATGCGCACAACAGCTTTACGGACGTGGAAGACGCGCGCCACCAGACCAACCATGCGGCCATCGGCTGCCTGCTGGCGCGCAACTGGGGCCTGTCGTCGGACGTGGCCTGGGCCATCCTGCATCACCACGACTACAGCGTGCTGAGCGATCCGTCCACCGATGACGCCATCCGCTCGCTGATCGCGCTGTCGCTGCTGGCCGAAAAAGGCATACAGCGCTACCATGGCAACAGCACCTCGCTGGAGTGGGACAAGGGCGGCGAACTGGCTTGCCAGCATCTCGGTTTGTCGGAAGAAGAAGCGGCCGACCTGCTCGACGAGTTGCATGAAATGTTCGACACCGACCATTGA
- a CDS encoding fumarylacetoacetate hydrolase family protein yields MKLVRYGRPGKEKPGLIDEEGKLRDLSGIIADLDGAQLSDKALRKLAKLDEKTLPLVRGNPRFGVPVAKVGKFIGIGLNYADHAAESGMPIPAEPIVFMKAITCLNGPDDTVVLPKGSKKTDWEVELGIIIGTRAQYVSEEDALKHVAGYCVVNDISERSYQLERGGTWDKGKGCDTFGPVGPWLVTRDEVIDEQDLDLYLEVNGKRMQTGNTQTMIFSVAKIVSYLSQFMTLEPGDVIATGTPPGVGQGRKPQRFLKKGDTMRLGIAGLGEQQQDVVAWTA; encoded by the coding sequence ATGAAACTCGTTCGTTATGGTCGTCCCGGCAAGGAAAAACCGGGCCTGATCGATGAAGAAGGCAAACTGCGCGACCTGTCCGGCATCATTGCCGATCTCGATGGCGCGCAACTGTCCGACAAGGCGCTGCGCAAGCTGGCCAAGCTCGACGAAAAAACGCTGCCCCTGGTGCGCGGCAATCCGCGCTTCGGCGTGCCGGTCGCCAAGGTCGGCAAGTTCATCGGCATCGGCCTGAACTACGCCGACCATGCGGCCGAGTCGGGCATGCCGATTCCGGCCGAACCGATCGTGTTCATGAAGGCGATTACCTGCCTGAACGGCCCGGACGACACCGTGGTGTTGCCGAAGGGGTCGAAAAAGACCGACTGGGAAGTCGAGCTGGGCATCATCATCGGCACGCGCGCGCAATACGTCAGCGAAGAGGACGCGCTGAAACACGTGGCCGGCTACTGCGTCGTCAACGATATTTCCGAGCGCTCCTACCAACTGGAACGCGGCGGCACCTGGGACAAGGGCAAGGGCTGCGACACCTTCGGCCCCGTCGGCCCATGGCTGGTGACGCGCGACGAAGTGATCGACGAGCAGGACCTGGACCTGTACCTGGAAGTGAACGGCAAGCGCATGCAGACCGGCAACACGCAAACCATGATCTTTTCCGTCGCGAAAATCGTCAGCTATCTGTCGCAATTCATGACCCTGGAACCGGGCGACGTGATCGCCACCGGCACGCCGCCGGGCGTGGGCCAGGGCCGCAAGCCGCAGCGCTTCCTGAAAAAAGGCGACACCATGCGCCTGGGCATCGCCGGCCTGGGCGAGCAGCAGCAGGACGTGGTTGCCTGGACCGCCTGA
- a CDS encoding PLP-dependent aminotransferase family protein, which translates to MSQLKTIQDEPLPRWLPRLAANKGPRFLQIADALQAAVADGSLAPGDRLPPQRQLAAQLDVDLTTITRGYDEARRRNLLEGRGARGTYVAAPKAELTAILDLSMNTPPPPHGVDFDDMLKQGLSQVLMRADSELLMTYHPGGGSDSDRKAGARWLAPMFGQLDAGQIVVCPGAQAAIAALILALTEPGDVILAEPSTYPGLLAAATRFGRHIIAVEADRHGMLPGMLEQACRRHKPGLVYLNPTLQNPTAITMPERRRKELAGVAQRCKVRIVEDDPYWLLADAPPPPIATFAPEQVVYISTLSKCLTPGLRVAFVLLREPIERERFLAALRSFALMLAPLTAALATQWILDGSAERLMEGIRSEARLRHRMARDILAGRYSGAGDGLHVWLELPAYWNSAQLARAAASDGIAVTPAEAFATGSVSINAIRISLGSIKDRGRLQAGLQRLSHLLARRPESFGAVVV; encoded by the coding sequence ATGTCCCAGTTGAAAACCATACAAGATGAACCGTTGCCACGCTGGTTGCCACGCCTGGCCGCCAACAAGGGGCCACGCTTTTTGCAGATTGCCGATGCGTTGCAGGCGGCGGTGGCGGATGGATCGCTGGCGCCGGGCGACCGCCTGCCGCCGCAGCGCCAGCTGGCGGCCCAGCTGGACGTCGACCTGACGACGATCACGCGCGGATACGACGAAGCCCGGCGCCGCAACCTGCTGGAGGGCCGCGGCGCCCGCGGCACGTATGTCGCGGCGCCGAAAGCCGAACTGACCGCCATCCTCGACCTGTCCATGAATACCCCGCCACCGCCGCATGGCGTGGACTTCGACGACATGCTGAAGCAGGGTTTGTCTCAAGTACTGATGCGGGCGGATAGTGAATTGCTGATGACTTACCACCCGGGCGGGGGCAGCGACTCCGACCGCAAGGCGGGCGCCAGATGGCTGGCGCCGATGTTCGGACAGCTGGATGCCGGGCAGATTGTCGTCTGTCCCGGTGCGCAGGCGGCGATCGCCGCCTTGATCCTGGCGCTGACCGAGCCTGGCGATGTGATTCTGGCAGAGCCAAGCACTTATCCCGGCCTGCTTGCCGCGGCGACCCGGTTCGGCCGGCACATCATTGCGGTGGAAGCGGACCGGCACGGCATGCTGCCCGGGATGCTGGAGCAGGCGTGCCGCCGGCACAAGCCCGGGCTGGTCTACCTCAACCCCACATTGCAGAACCCGACCGCCATCACCATGCCGGAACGCCGGCGCAAGGAGCTCGCCGGCGTCGCGCAGCGCTGCAAGGTACGCATCGTCGAGGACGATCCCTACTGGCTCTTGGCCGATGCCCCGCCGCCGCCGATTGCCACGTTTGCCCCGGAACAGGTGGTCTATATCTCGACCCTGTCGAAATGCCTGACACCCGGCTTGCGTGTCGCCTTCGTGCTGCTGCGCGAGCCGATCGAGCGCGAACGTTTCCTGGCCGCGCTCCGATCATTTGCGCTGATGCTCGCGCCCCTGACGGCCGCACTGGCCACCCAGTGGATACTCGACGGTTCGGCTGAGCGCTTGATGGAAGGCATACGCAGCGAGGCGCGCCTGCGCCACCGGATGGCGCGCGATATCCTGGCGGGGCGCTACAGCGGCGCGGGAGACGGCCTGCATGTCTGGCTCGAATTGCCGGCATATTGGAACTCCGCGCAGCTTGCGCGTGCGGCCGCCAGCGACGGCATCGCCGTCACGCCGGCCGAAGCATTCGCCACCGGCAGCGTATCCATAAATGCCATCCGGATCTCGTTGGGCAGCATCAAGGACCGTGGCCGCTTGCAGGCGGGTCTGCAACGGCTGTCCCATCTGCTTGCGCGGCGGCCTGAATCGTTCGGCGCTGTCGTGGTTTGA
- a CDS encoding methyl-accepting chemotaxis protein encodes MLDKLRIGPKLLLAPTLVLLLLVLSSASAWYGMVRQNASMENMVQVRMAHLKAALDVAGDVRYAHSNMYQLLSWTNGSFAKARLEALETQIKQRHGEIARQLATLRATAKGPELAMVDGASGALGSYRKAVLETMEMAQMDLSIAANSMIKAEAQFGQLNGQLVKLAALETSLSTEAHAAAVEQFHNLGWTLLTTVLLSICASVVVTMLVRRAMLQEIHGIAEAVRQLAAGRLMAGKPKQGNDEIAATSRVLDQCIAKLNQTLRTILSAVQSIDTASREIATGNMDLSARTEMQASSLEQTSSAMATLTEAVNDNAGNARRASELAAQASSLALQGGAAMQQAVATMATIRGNSRQIVDIIGVIDGLSFQTNILALNAAVEAARAGEQGRGFAVVASEVRTLAHRSAAAAKEIKTLIATSVATIDGGSVAVQQAGDSMGAIVASVQQVNDIIQRVEQASAEQATGITEVNLAVAQMDDVTQQNAALVEQAAAAAASLQDQAVTLSAAVAVFTLDQPQMASTAVVAVETFQDPAISATSAERRAAHSPLRGKGAPARRRSA; translated from the coding sequence ATGCTCGACAAATTACGCATCGGCCCCAAGCTGTTGCTGGCGCCCACCCTGGTGCTGTTGTTGCTGGTACTGAGCTCGGCCAGCGCCTGGTACGGCATGGTGCGGCAGAATGCCTCGATGGAAAACATGGTGCAGGTGCGCATGGCGCACCTGAAAGCGGCGCTGGACGTGGCCGGTGACGTGCGCTATGCGCACAGCAATATGTACCAGCTGCTGTCGTGGACCAATGGCAGCTTTGCCAAGGCCCGCCTGGAAGCGCTGGAAACACAGATCAAGCAGCGCCACGGCGAGATCGCGCGGCAACTGGCCACCCTGCGCGCCACCGCCAAGGGGCCCGAGCTGGCAATGGTCGATGGCGCCAGCGGCGCGCTGGGCTCCTACCGCAAGGCGGTGCTGGAAACCATGGAAATGGCGCAGATGGACTTGTCGATCGCCGCCAATTCCATGATCAAGGCGGAAGCCCAGTTCGGCCAGCTCAACGGCCAGCTGGTGAAACTGGCGGCGCTGGAAACGTCGCTCAGCACCGAGGCGCATGCGGCGGCCGTCGAACAGTTTCACAACCTGGGCTGGACCCTGCTCACCACAGTGCTGCTGTCGATTTGCGCCTCGGTGGTGGTGACGATGCTGGTGCGGCGCGCCATGCTGCAGGAAATACACGGCATCGCCGAGGCCGTGCGGCAACTGGCGGCGGGCCGCTTGATGGCGGGCAAACCGAAACAGGGCAACGACGAGATTGCCGCCACCTCGCGCGTGCTGGACCAGTGCATCGCCAAGCTGAACCAGACCCTGCGCACCATTTTGTCGGCCGTGCAATCGATCGACACGGCCTCGCGCGAGATCGCCACCGGCAATATGGATTTGTCGGCGCGCACGGAAATGCAGGCCAGTTCGCTGGAACAGACGTCGAGCGCCATGGCCACCCTGACCGAGGCCGTCAACGACAATGCCGGCAATGCGCGCCGCGCCAGCGAACTGGCGGCGCAAGCGTCCAGCCTGGCGCTGCAGGGAGGCGCGGCGATGCAGCAGGCGGTCGCCACCATGGCCACCATCCGCGGCAATTCGCGCCAGATCGTCGACATCATCGGCGTCATCGACGGCCTGTCGTTCCAGACCAATATCCTGGCGCTGAACGCGGCGGTGGAGGCGGCCCGCGCCGGCGAACAGGGACGCGGCTTTGCCGTGGTGGCGTCCGAAGTGCGCACCCTGGCGCACCGTTCGGCGGCCGCCGCGAAAGAGATCAAGACCCTGATCGCCACCTCGGTGGCCACCATCGACGGCGGCAGCGTGGCGGTGCAGCAGGCGGGCGACAGCATGGGCGCCATCGTGGCCTCGGTGCAGCAGGTCAACGACATCATCCAGCGCGTGGAGCAGGCCAGCGCGGAACAGGCGACGGGGATTACGGAAGTGAACCTGGCGGTGGCGCAGATGGATGACGTGACCCAGCAAAATGCGGCGCTGGTGGAACAGGCGGCGGCCGCGGCGGCCAGCCTGCAGGACCAGGCCGTGACCCTGTCGGCGGCGGTGGCCGTGTTTACGCTGGATCAGCCACAGATGGCGTCAACTGCCGTGGTCGCAGTGGAAACCTTCCAGGACCCGGCCATCTCGGCAACTTCGGCCGAACGGCGCGCCGCGCACAGTCCGCTGCGCGGCAAGGGCGCACCAGCGCGCCGGCGCAGCGCCTAG
- a CDS encoding MFS transporter encodes MPADAGAGRSPLAIFCLVFLPFALGHYLSCLLRGVNAVLTAELLSSVHLNPTQLGLLTSAFFLAFALVQLPVGMALDRHGPRTVQLVLMSVAALGVWLFSRGHGFAELMCARAVMGAGLGGCFMSAVKAISGVVAPARLPSVHGYLIAVGGLGAASATLPVKVALDHTDWRGLFLGLALAVLAVGLLIRMLSPAPPAVMVVKQKAGILDVYRDAAFRRTIALLLLPHSVFFGVQGLWIGRWLSDVGGMTDDAVAYLLYLGMAAVIFGAIAMGMLTEWAGRRGVTPMQVAAWGVLLFVLVQCAMAMNVRPGLPLLSVLFTLLGTVAGLEYAIVAQSVPPGMTGRAATCLNLLIFTGAFLVQAGFGLVLGCWPGNAAHQYPPQAYQAAFGLLALLQLPGLVLFFIGRHRRAGPSGKMMACTAAMINSKEEYETRSLWSSRQGKTGPDR; translated from the coding sequence ATGCCAGCCGATGCTGGCGCGGGCCGCAGTCCCCTGGCCATCTTCTGCCTGGTGTTCCTGCCGTTCGCGCTCGGCCATTATCTGTCGTGTTTGCTGCGTGGCGTCAATGCCGTGCTGACGGCCGAACTGCTGTCCTCGGTGCACCTGAACCCCACGCAGCTGGGTTTGCTGACCAGCGCTTTTTTCCTGGCGTTTGCGCTGGTGCAATTGCCCGTCGGCATGGCGCTGGACCGCCATGGCCCGCGCACGGTGCAACTGGTGCTGATGAGCGTGGCGGCGCTGGGGGTGTGGCTGTTCAGCCGTGGTCACGGCTTTGCCGAGCTGATGTGTGCGCGCGCCGTAATGGGCGCCGGCCTGGGCGGCTGTTTCATGTCCGCCGTGAAAGCCATTTCGGGCGTGGTGGCGCCGGCGCGCCTGCCCTCCGTGCACGGCTACCTGATTGCCGTCGGCGGGCTGGGCGCGGCCAGCGCCACCTTGCCGGTGAAAGTGGCGCTCGACCATACGGATTGGCGCGGCCTGTTCCTGGGCCTGGCGCTGGCCGTGCTGGCGGTGGGGCTGCTGATCCGCATGCTGTCGCCGGCGCCGCCGGCCGTGATGGTGGTCAAGCAGAAAGCCGGCATCCTGGACGTCTACCGCGACGCGGCGTTTCGCCGCACGATCGCCCTGCTGCTGTTGCCGCACAGCGTGTTCTTCGGCGTGCAGGGCCTGTGGATAGGACGCTGGCTCAGCGACGTGGGCGGGATGACGGACGACGCGGTCGCCTATTTGCTGTACCTGGGCATGGCGGCCGTCATCTTTGGCGCCATCGCCATGGGCATGCTGACGGAATGGGCGGGCCGGCGCGGCGTCACGCCGATGCAGGTGGCGGCCTGGGGCGTGCTGCTGTTCGTGCTGGTGCAGTGCGCCATGGCGATGAATGTCCGGCCCGGCTTGCCCTTGCTGTCCGTGCTGTTTACCTTGCTGGGTACGGTGGCGGGACTGGAATACGCCATCGTCGCGCAAAGCGTGCCGCCTGGCATGACGGGGCGCGCCGCCACCTGCCTGAACCTGTTGATCTTCACGGGTGCCTTCCTGGTGCAGGCCGGCTTTGGCCTGGTGCTGGGCTGCTGGCCAGGCAACGCCGCGCACCAGTATCCGCCGCAGGCTTACCAGGCGGCGTTCGGCTTGCTGGCGCTGTTGCAGCTGCCGGGACTTGTGCTGTTTTTCATCGGCCGCCACAGGCGTGCCGGGCCATCCGGTAAAATGATGGCCTGCACAGCGGCAATGATCAACTCCAAGGAAGAATATGAAACTCGTTCGTTATGGTCGTCCCGGCAAGGAAAAACCGGGCCTGATCGATGA
- a CDS encoding cache domain-containing protein, with translation MKRVLSGTALCLMFACAGHAVAAVEPTEKDAIAMAERGAAFIKQHGEKEMMKRLSAKDPEFVQGSLYVDMRDIKTGIVLAHPINPSIVGKDLTDVPDANGKKYRREIIELAQKQGKGWVDYQYKNPVSGKIEPKTTYILRVNDVVLEAGIYKK, from the coding sequence ATGAAACGTGTATTGAGCGGCACCGCGCTGTGCCTCATGTTTGCTTGTGCCGGCCATGCCGTCGCCGCCGTGGAACCGACGGAAAAAGACGCCATCGCCATGGCGGAACGGGGCGCCGCCTTCATCAAGCAGCATGGTGAAAAAGAGATGATGAAAAGGCTCAGCGCCAAGGACCCCGAGTTCGTGCAGGGCTCGCTGTATGTCGATATGCGCGACATCAAGACCGGTATCGTGCTGGCACATCCGATCAATCCGTCCATCGTCGGCAAGGACCTGACGGACGTGCCCGATGCGAACGGCAAGAAATACCGCCGTGAAATCATCGAACTGGCGCAAAAACAGGGCAAGGGCTGGGTCGATTACCAGTACAAGAATCCCGTCAGCGGCAAGATCGAACCGAAGACCACCTACATCCTGCGCGTCAACGACGTGGTGCTGGAAGCGGGGATCTACAAGAAATAG
- a CDS encoding DNA-3-methyladenine glycosylase: MKSVLAGIDFARDSSVVARELIGVTVLVDGVGGRIVETEAYDRLDPASHTFGGQTPRNASMFGPPGHAYVYRSYGIHWCLNFVCREVDHGAGVLIRAIEPLFGLDAMRARRGAEEERLLCSGPGKVCQALGVTHAHNGLPLDAPPFVLLAREEEVAVLAGPRIGISKAMDVPWRFVEAGSKFLSRPMRVA; this comes from the coding sequence ATGAAAAGCGTTCTTGCAGGTATCGATTTTGCCCGGGACTCCAGCGTGGTGGCGCGTGAACTGATCGGCGTGACGGTGCTGGTCGATGGCGTCGGCGGGCGCATCGTGGAAACCGAAGCGTATGACCGGCTGGACCCGGCCTCGCACACGTTTGGCGGCCAGACGCCGCGCAACGCGTCAATGTTTGGCCCGCCCGGGCACGCCTATGTCTATCGTTCCTACGGCATCCACTGGTGCCTCAATTTCGTCTGCCGCGAGGTGGACCATGGCGCGGGAGTCCTGATCCGCGCCATCGAACCGCTGTTCGGGCTGGACGCGATGCGCGCGCGGCGCGGCGCCGAGGAGGAACGGCTGCTGTGCTCGGGGCCGGGCAAGGTCTGCCAGGCGCTCGGTGTCACGCATGCGCACAACGGCTTGCCGCTCGATGCGCCACCGTTCGTGCTGCTGGCCAGGGAAGAGGAAGTGGCGGTGCTGGCCGGTCCCCGCATCGGCATTTCCAAGGCCATGGACGTACCCTGGCGGTTTGTCGAAGCCGGCTCGAAATTCCTGAGCAGGCCGATGCGGGTGGCCTAG
- a CDS encoding carboxymuconolactone decarboxylase family protein: protein MPDFELDRLPPLPLDQLDSQQRAAAQAIIAGPRGALYGPFVPLIRSPELMETAQRMGEYLRYRSAIGTRLSELAILVTARQWDQQVEWAIHAPLAAQNGIAPAAIAAIAERRTPESLLEDERAVHDFCIELQQNKRVSDATYARALALFGEHGVVDLMGINGYYTLLAMVMNGAQTAVPPLGVPPLPS, encoded by the coding sequence ATGCCAGACTTCGAGCTTGACCGTCTGCCGCCGCTGCCACTGGACCAGCTCGACAGCCAGCAGCGCGCCGCCGCGCAAGCGATCATAGCCGGTCCGCGCGGGGCGCTGTACGGCCCCTTCGTGCCGCTGATCCGCAGCCCGGAACTGATGGAAACGGCGCAGCGCATGGGCGAATACCTGCGCTACCGCAGCGCCATCGGCACGCGCCTGTCCGAACTGGCCATCCTGGTGACGGCGCGGCAGTGGGACCAGCAGGTCGAGTGGGCAATCCACGCGCCGCTGGCGGCGCAGAACGGCATTGCGCCGGCGGCGATCGCCGCGATTGCCGAGCGACGCACGCCGGAAAGCCTGCTGGAAGACGAGCGGGCCGTGCATGACTTCTGCATCGAGTTGCAGCAGAACAAGCGCGTCAGCGATGCCACCTATGCGCGTGCGCTGGCGCTGTTCGGCGAGCACGGCGTGGTGGATTTGATGGGCATCAATGGCTACTACACGTTGTTGGCCATGGTGATGAACGGCGCGCAGACGGCGGTGCCGCCATTGGGGGTGCCGCCGCTGCCGTCCTGA
- a CDS encoding trypsin-like peptidase domain-containing protein, protein MKTRSCFTLMGRTLLVLALSFCPLITVRALAADTAAASASALENSVVKVFSTLRGPDPYKPWSKAAPQSVTGSGVVIDGHRILTNAHVVGYASQVQIQSNGAGDKIPATVLAISRGMDLALLKVDDDSFFDTHKPVSRANVMPDVRDAVLAYGYPVGGSSLSITKGIVSRIEFVRYNYPVSGLRIQIDAAINPGNSGGPVIAGDKMIGLAFAGALNAQNIGYIIPNEEIELFLRDQAGGAPKGKPAMRDVTQTLENPALRSYLKLAKGIEGAVVMAPASKDASYPLKEWDVITKIGGYPVDNQGMVKLNANSRVRFQYRVQQLAKDGLLPLTVVRQGAPLKISLPVSAEHPMLISSLQGDYPSYFIFGPMVFSRATTEFMAAPNGNPTMLGGMAFAGNPLVTRRGDAPDAEREELVVVAAPFFPHKLMNGYSTRFFSVIDSVNGVPVRSLAHLVALLRDQTDDLLTFRFQQRDAELVVVPRKEMLAATESVLTDNGIRSEASADMLKIWNEKTTANK, encoded by the coding sequence ATGAAAACTCGTTCGTGCTTCACCCTGATGGGCCGTACCTTGCTGGTACTGGCCCTTTCTTTTTGCCCGTTGATAACGGTGCGGGCACTGGCCGCCGACACCGCCGCCGCCAGTGCGTCGGCGCTGGAAAACTCGGTCGTCAAGGTGTTTTCCACCCTGCGCGGGCCCGATCCGTACAAGCCGTGGAGCAAGGCCGCGCCGCAGTCCGTGACGGGCTCGGGCGTCGTCATCGATGGCCACCGCATCCTGACCAATGCGCATGTGGTCGGCTATGCCAGCCAGGTGCAGATCCAGTCGAATGGCGCCGGCGACAAGATTCCGGCCACCGTGCTGGCCATTTCGCGCGGCATGGACCTGGCCTTGCTGAAGGTCGACGATGACAGTTTCTTCGACACCCACAAACCTGTGTCGCGCGCCAACGTCATGCCCGACGTGCGCGACGCCGTGCTGGCCTATGGCTATCCTGTGGGCGGTAGCTCGCTGTCGATTACCAAAGGCATCGTGTCGCGCATCGAATTTGTGCGTTACAACTATCCCGTGTCGGGCCTGCGCATCCAGATCGATGCCGCCATCAATCCGGGCAACAGTGGCGGCCCGGTGATCGCCGGCGACAAGATGATCGGCCTGGCGTTTGCCGGCGCGCTTAATGCGCAAAATATCGGCTACATTATTCCCAACGAAGAGATCGAACTGTTCCTGCGCGACCAGGCAGGCGGCGCGCCCAAAGGCAAGCCCGCCATGCGCGACGTCACGCAGACGCTGGAAAATCCCGCGCTGCGCAGCTATCTGAAACTGGCCAAGGGGATCGAAGGCGCGGTGGTGATGGCGCCGGCCAGCAAGGACGCAAGCTATCCGCTGAAGGAATGGGATGTGATCACGAAGATCGGCGGCTATCCCGTCGATAACCAGGGCATGGTCAAGCTCAACGCCAACAGCCGCGTGCGGTTCCAGTACCGTGTGCAGCAACTGGCGAAAGACGGCCTGCTGCCGCTGACGGTGGTGCGCCAGGGGGCGCCGCTGAAAATCAGCCTGCCCGTTTCGGCCGAACACCCGATGCTGATCTCCAGCCTGCAGGGCGATTATCCGTCCTACTTCATCTTCGGCCCGATGGTGTTTTCACGCGCCACCACGGAATTCATGGCCGCGCCAAACGGCAATCCGACGATGTTGGGCGGCATGGCGTTTGCCGGCAATCCCCTCGTCACGCGGCGCGGCGATGCGCCCGACGCCGAGCGCGAGGAACTGGTGGTGGTCGCCGCGCCATTTTTCCCGCATAAACTGATGAATGGCTACAGCACCCGTTTCTTCTCGGTTATCGATTCCGTCAATGGCGTACCGGTGCGCAGCCTGGCGCACCTGGTGGCGCTGCTGCGCGACCAGACCGATGACTTGCTGACCTTCCGCTTCCAGCAGCGCGACGCCGAGCTGGTGGTGGTGCCGCGCAAGGAGATGCTGGCGGCCACCGAATCGGTGCTGACCGACAATGGCATTCGCTCGGAAGCCTCGGCCGACATGTTGAAGATATGGAATGAAAAAACGACGGCCAACAAATAA